The following are encoded together in the Pseudodesulfovibrio indicus genome:
- the modB gene encoding molybdate ABC transporter permease subunit codes for MDFVALSVTGKLALAVTPALLALCMPLAYWLAVSDTPGKRYIEAACNLPMVLPPTVLGFGLLMVMNPGSPLGAAFESLFGFPLPFSFTGLVLGSLVYSLPFGVLPMRAAFEKVDPGIVEAARCSGMSHGQAFLHVILPNARGGITASAALIFAHTVGEFGVALMLGGSIPGRTKVASIAIFEHTESLEYGQAGLLSLALMIVSYAALLFIGRQGVMGRTVPVARTPRARQCPGFQPSKRGFHADHIHAVR; via the coding sequence ATGGATTTCGTCGCCCTGTCCGTGACCGGCAAGCTGGCCCTGGCGGTCACGCCCGCGCTGCTCGCCCTGTGCATGCCGCTCGCATACTGGCTGGCGGTCTCCGACACGCCGGGCAAGCGGTACATCGAGGCGGCGTGCAACCTGCCCATGGTCCTGCCGCCCACGGTCCTGGGGTTCGGCCTGCTCATGGTCATGAACCCCGGTTCGCCGCTGGGTGCGGCCTTCGAGTCGCTGTTCGGCTTCCCCCTGCCCTTTTCCTTCACCGGCCTGGTGCTGGGTTCACTGGTCTATTCCCTGCCCTTCGGGGTACTGCCCATGCGCGCGGCCTTCGAAAAGGTCGACCCCGGCATCGTCGAGGCGGCCCGCTGCTCCGGCATGTCCCACGGCCAGGCATTCCTCCACGTCATCCTGCCCAACGCCAGGGGCGGCATCACGGCCTCGGCGGCTCTGATCTTCGCGCACACCGTGGGCGAGTTCGGCGTGGCGCTCATGCTCGGCGGGTCCATCCCCGGACGGACCAAGGTGGCCTCCATCGCCATCTTCGAGCACACCGAATCTCTGGAATACGGCCAGGCGGGACTCCTCTCCCTGGCCCTGATGATCGTCAGCTACGCGGCCCTGCTGTTCATCGGGCGGCAGGGAGTGATGGGCCGGACCGTGCCCGTCGCCCGGACACCCCGCGCCCGGCAATGCCCCGGTTTCCAACCTTCCAAGAGAGGCTTTCATGCAGACCATATCCACGCAGTACGGTGA
- a CDS encoding LeuA family protein, with protein MLIDTTLREGAQLFGAYFSMEARERIVTGLLSVGVDEIELGWVGQEGLAELVGRVRARRGETALSVWSPCREADIRKAAGLGVDRINIGVPVSDLHIENRLGTDREGLLERLARTVLAAGLLGIRYVSVGLEDLSRADADFALKAARLAQDVGASRVRLSDSLGLLTPLRTAELAAAFAGELSIDLAVHCHDDFGMATANAVTALQSGVRYADASLLGIGERSGIAATEELAAYLTLKEESHAYHVENLRDLCHFVSQAAGVPIPRTKPVLGKDIFACESGLHAHALSKSPALFEPYDPSRVGADRMVAVGGKSGRAAIRHALADHGLDLTEQGLSALVHEVRKLSWELERPLTGSELTKLIKN; from the coding sequence ATGTTGATCGACACCACACTCAGAGAAGGGGCGCAGCTCTTCGGCGCCTATTTCTCCATGGAAGCGCGGGAACGGATCGTCACCGGCCTGCTGTCCGTAGGCGTGGACGAGATCGAGCTCGGCTGGGTCGGCCAGGAAGGGCTGGCCGAACTGGTCGGCCGGGTCCGGGCGAGACGGGGCGAAACCGCCCTGTCCGTGTGGTCCCCCTGCCGCGAGGCGGACATCCGCAAGGCCGCCGGGTTGGGCGTTGACCGCATCAACATCGGGGTCCCGGTCTCCGACCTGCACATTGAAAACCGCCTGGGAACCGACCGCGAGGGGCTGCTCGAACGCCTGGCCCGCACCGTTCTCGCGGCCGGGCTCCTCGGTATCCGCTACGTCTCGGTCGGCCTGGAGGACCTCTCCAGGGCCGACGCGGACTTTGCCCTCAAGGCGGCCCGGCTGGCCCAGGACGTCGGCGCGTCCCGCGTCCGCCTGTCCGATTCCCTGGGGCTGCTCACCCCGCTGCGGACCGCCGAGCTGGCGGCCGCCTTCGCCGGGGAACTCTCCATCGACCTGGCCGTGCACTGTCACGACGACTTCGGCATGGCCACCGCCAACGCCGTCACCGCGCTCCAGAGCGGAGTGCGCTACGCCGACGCCAGCCTGCTCGGTATCGGCGAGCGATCCGGCATCGCCGCCACCGAAGAGCTGGCCGCCTATCTGACCCTCAAGGAGGAAAGCCATGCGTACCACGTTGAGAACCTTCGCGACCTCTGCCATTTCGTTTCTCAGGCTGCCGGGGTGCCGATTCCCCGTACCAAGCCGGTTCTCGGCAAGGACATTTTCGCTTGCGAATCCGGCCTTCACGCGCACGCCCTCAGCAAGTCGCCTGCGCTTTTCGAGCCGTACGACCCCTCCCGCGTCGGCGCTGACCGGATGGTCGCGGTTGGCGGGAAAAGTGGGCGAGCGGCAATCCGCCACGCGCTCGCCGATCACGGCCTCGACCTTACGGAACAGGGACTCTCGGCCCTTGTCCATGAAGTGAGGAAATTATCCTGGGAACTGGAGCGCCCCCTGACCGGGAGCGAACTGACCAAGCTGATCAAGAACTAG
- the nifH gene encoding nitrogenase iron protein, with the protein MRKVAIYGKGGIGKSTTTQNTVAGLAEMGRKVMVVGCDPKADSTRLLLGGLAQKSVLDTLREEGEDVELGDIRKPGFGGTWCVESGGPEPGVGCAGRGIITSINMLESLGAYEESEGLDYAFYDVLGDVVCGGFAMPIRDGKAQEIYIVCSGEMMAMYAANNICKGIMKYAESGGVRLGGLICNSRNTDREADLITELASKLGTQMIYFVPRDNDVQRAEINRKTVIEWDGSVPQADEYRGLAKAIDGNEMFVIPTPLEIEELEQLLLDYGIMEA; encoded by the coding sequence ATGAGGAAAGTAGCAATTTACGGAAAGGGCGGCATCGGAAAGTCCACCACCACGCAGAACACCGTCGCTGGTCTGGCCGAAATGGGCCGCAAGGTCATGGTTGTCGGTTGCGATCCCAAGGCGGATTCCACCCGCCTGCTGCTCGGCGGCCTGGCCCAGAAGTCCGTCCTGGACACCCTGCGCGAGGAAGGCGAGGACGTGGAGCTGGGCGACATCCGCAAGCCCGGCTTCGGCGGCACCTGGTGTGTTGAGTCCGGCGGCCCGGAACCCGGCGTCGGCTGCGCCGGTCGCGGCATCATCACTTCCATCAACATGCTTGAGTCCCTGGGCGCCTACGAGGAGTCCGAAGGTCTCGACTACGCCTTCTACGACGTTCTCGGCGACGTTGTCTGCGGCGGATTCGCCATGCCCATCCGCGACGGCAAGGCCCAGGAAATCTACATCGTCTGCTCCGGCGAGATGATGGCCATGTACGCCGCCAACAACATCTGCAAGGGCATCATGAAGTACGCCGAGTCCGGCGGTGTCCGTCTGGGCGGCCTGATCTGCAACTCCCGCAACACCGACCGCGAGGCCGACCTGATCACCGAGCTGGCCTCCAAGCTGGGCACCCAGATGATCTACTTCGTGCCCCGCGACAACGACGTGCAGCGCGCCGAGATCAACCGCAAGACCGTCATCGAATGGGACGGCTCCGTCCCGCAGGCCGACGAATACCGCGGCCTGGCCAAAGCCATCGACGGCAACGAGATGTTCGTCATCCCGACCCCGCTGGAAATCGAAGAGCTCGAACAGCTCCTCCTCGACTACGGCATCATGGAAGCCTAG
- a CDS encoding P-II family nitrogen regulator, translated as MMIMVRAIVRPEKADEVLASLMDNGFPAVTKYSVAGRGKQRGIKIGEVTYDEIPKTMLMCVVKAADKDFVIATIMDAARSGSKGAFGDGKIFVSPVEDVYTISSGVCDTAAASEEAA; from the coding sequence ATGATGATCATGGTACGAGCAATTGTGCGGCCCGAGAAAGCGGATGAGGTTCTGGCGTCTTTGATGGACAACGGTTTTCCCGCAGTCACCAAGTACTCCGTCGCCGGTCGAGGCAAGCAGCGCGGCATCAAGATCGGTGAGGTCACCTACGACGAGATCCCGAAGACCATGCTGATGTGCGTCGTCAAAGCCGCGGACAAGGACTTCGTCATCGCCACCATCATGGACGCGGCCCGCTCCGGTTCCAAGGGCGCGTTCGGCGACGGCAAGATCTTCGTCTCCCCGGTGGAGGACGTCTACACCATCAGTTCCGGCGTGTGCGACACCGCCGCAGCTTCCGAGGAGGCCGCGTAA
- a CDS encoding P-II family nitrogen regulator, translating to MKEVIAVVRMNMMNQTKAALTKAGVDAFFAHAAEGRGKGFVNAAVVEGVESGYEEAAEVLGEKGKLYPKRMVTVVVPDDMVEDVVDAITAVNQTGKPGDGKIFVLPVGDAVRVRTAETGAKAIS from the coding sequence ATGAAGGAAGTCATCGCAGTCGTGCGCATGAACATGATGAACCAGACCAAGGCCGCTCTGACCAAGGCCGGCGTGGACGCCTTCTTCGCCCACGCCGCCGAGGGACGCGGCAAGGGGTTCGTCAATGCCGCCGTCGTCGAAGGCGTGGAGAGCGGTTACGAAGAAGCCGCCGAAGTGCTGGGCGAGAAGGGCAAGTTGTATCCCAAGCGCATGGTCACGGTAGTGGTCCCGGACGACATGGTGGAAGACGTGGTCGACGCCATCACCGCAGTGAATCAGACCGGTAAGCCGGGCGACGGCAAGATCTTTGTCCTGCCCGTGGGTGACGCCGTCCGCGTCAGAACCGCCGAAACCGGTGCAAAGGCCATATCCTAG
- the nifD gene encoding nitrogenase molybdenum-iron protein alpha chain yields MAKTKKVVQLMPTDIKEELLKKYPPKVARKRAQQIMINEATESEAPPEILANVRTIPGIITMRGCTYAGCKGVIMGPTRDIVNITHGPIGCGFYSWLTRRNQTDAGTDGENYMPYCFSTDMQDQDIIFGGEKKLAAAIQEAYDLFHPKGICIFATCPVGLIGDDIHAVAKKMKAKFGDCNVFAFSCEGYKGVSQSAGHHIANNQVFSHLVGENETPKEGKYKINLLGEYNIGGDGFEIDRILKKCGITNISTFSGNSTYDQFASAQHADLNTVMCHRSINYVADMLETKYGIPWIKVNFIGAKSTAKSLRKIAEYFADQELIDRVEAVIAEEMPDVDAVAADVRQRTEGKTAMLFVGGSRAHHYQDLFAEMGMKTLSAGYEFAHRDDYEGREVLPNLTVDADSRNIEEIEVEADEKLYSPRKTEAEYKALEEAGFKFKHYEGMNDQMDKGTLVIDDLNQYEADKLVELLKPDIFCAGIKEKFSIQKLGIPMKQLHSYDSGGPYAGFKGAINFYKEIDRLVSSKVWSYMKAPWQESPELTATFVWE; encoded by the coding sequence ATGGCCAAGACGAAGAAAGTGGTGCAGCTCATGCCGACCGACATCAAGGAAGAGCTTCTGAAGAAGTATCCTCCCAAGGTCGCCCGCAAGCGCGCACAGCAGATAATGATCAACGAAGCCACGGAGTCCGAGGCGCCGCCCGAGATTCTGGCGAACGTCCGCACCATTCCGGGCATCATCACCATGCGCGGCTGCACCTACGCAGGCTGCAAGGGCGTCATCATGGGCCCCACCCGCGACATCGTGAACATCACCCACGGCCCCATCGGCTGCGGATTCTACTCCTGGCTCACCCGCCGCAACCAGACGGATGCGGGCACCGACGGTGAGAACTACATGCCCTACTGTTTCTCCACGGACATGCAGGACCAGGACATCATCTTCGGCGGCGAGAAGAAGCTCGCGGCCGCCATCCAGGAGGCCTACGACCTCTTCCATCCCAAGGGCATCTGCATCTTCGCCACCTGCCCGGTGGGGTTGATCGGCGACGACATCCACGCCGTGGCCAAGAAGATGAAGGCCAAGTTCGGCGACTGCAACGTCTTCGCCTTCTCCTGTGAAGGGTACAAGGGCGTTTCCCAGTCCGCCGGTCACCACATCGCCAACAACCAGGTCTTCAGCCACCTTGTCGGCGAGAACGAGACCCCCAAGGAAGGCAAGTACAAGATCAACCTCCTCGGCGAGTACAACATCGGCGGCGACGGTTTCGAGATCGACCGCATCCTCAAGAAGTGCGGGATCACCAACATCTCGACCTTCTCCGGCAACTCGACCTACGACCAGTTCGCCTCCGCCCAGCACGCCGACCTGAACACCGTCATGTGCCACCGGTCCATCAACTACGTGGCCGACATGCTCGAGACCAAGTACGGCATCCCGTGGATCAAGGTGAACTTCATCGGTGCCAAGTCCACGGCCAAGTCCCTGCGCAAGATCGCCGAGTACTTCGCCGACCAGGAGCTGATCGACCGCGTCGAGGCCGTCATCGCCGAGGAAATGCCCGATGTCGATGCCGTGGCCGCCGACGTCCGCCAGCGGACCGAAGGCAAGACCGCCATGCTGTTCGTCGGCGGTTCCCGCGCCCACCACTACCAGGACCTGTTCGCAGAGATGGGCATGAAGACCCTGTCCGCCGGTTACGAGTTCGCCCACCGCGACGACTACGAAGGCCGCGAGGTGCTCCCGAACCTGACCGTGGATGCCGACTCCCGCAACATCGAGGAGATCGAGGTCGAGGCCGACGAGAAGCTCTACAGCCCGCGCAAGACCGAGGCCGAATACAAGGCCCTGGAAGAGGCCGGGTTCAAGTTCAAGCACTACGAGGGCATGAACGACCAGATGGACAAGGGCACCCTGGTTATCGACGACCTGAACCAGTACGAGGCCGACAAGCTGGTGGAACTGCTCAAGCCCGACATCTTCTGCGCGGGCATCAAGGAAAAGTTCTCCATCCAGAAGCTCGGCATCCCCATGAAGCAGCTGCACAGCTACGACTCCGGCGGCCCCTATGCGGGGTTCAAGGGTGCCATCAATTTCTACAAGGAAATCGATCGCCTGGTGAGCTCCAAGGTGTGGTCCTACATGAAGGCCCCCTGGCAGGAATCCCCCGAACTGACCGCCACCTTTGTTTGGGAATAG
- the nifK gene encoding nitrogenase molybdenum-iron protein subunit beta gives MALLRHTPTEIKERKALTINPAKTCQPIGAMYAALGIHGCLPHSHGSQGCCAYHRSTLTRHYKEPISAATSSFTEGASVFGGQANLIQAINNIFTVYEPEAIAVHTTCLSETIGDDLNQIFDKAQKTGKVPEGKTCLGAPTPSYVGSHVTGFSNMVKAMAQLAEPTGKKNHKVNVIPGWVEPADMGEIKRLAQMVGVDITLFPDTDGVLNAPLTGEYKMFPEGGVTIKELKGCGDAMGTLALGEWCSADAARWLDAKCKVPCTVLDMPFGLAATDRFIDVLRTVAGVTVPDSVAFERGQLVDMISDMHQYFYGKRVAIWGDPDQLISMCEFLVSLDMQPVYVVTGTPGKKFEARIKEICADKPFEVKVKAKGDMFLMHQWIKNEPVDLLIGNTYGKYIARDEDIPLLRWGFPILDRQGHQYFPTVGYKGGLRLLEKILTLLLDRKDRDDPETRFELVL, from the coding sequence ATGGCATTGCTCAGACATACACCGACCGAGATCAAGGAGCGCAAGGCGCTCACCATCAACCCGGCCAAGACCTGCCAGCCCATCGGCGCCATGTACGCGGCGCTCGGCATCCACGGGTGCCTGCCCCACAGCCACGGCTCCCAGGGCTGCTGCGCCTACCACCGGTCCACGCTGACCCGGCACTACAAAGAGCCCATCTCCGCCGCGACCTCGTCCTTCACCGAAGGCGCATCCGTGTTCGGCGGCCAGGCCAACCTGATCCAGGCGATCAACAACATCTTCACGGTCTACGAGCCGGAAGCGATCGCCGTCCACACCACCTGCCTGTCCGAGACCATCGGCGACGACCTGAACCAGATCTTCGACAAGGCCCAGAAGACCGGCAAGGTCCCCGAGGGCAAGACCTGCCTCGGCGCGCCCACCCCGAGCTACGTCGGCTCCCACGTGACCGGCTTCTCCAACATGGTCAAGGCCATGGCCCAGCTCGCCGAGCCCACGGGCAAGAAGAACCACAAGGTCAACGTCATCCCCGGCTGGGTCGAGCCCGCCGACATGGGCGAGATCAAGCGTCTGGCCCAGATGGTCGGCGTGGACATCACACTGTTCCCGGACACCGACGGCGTGCTCAACGCCCCCCTGACCGGCGAATACAAGATGTTCCCCGAGGGCGGCGTGACCATCAAGGAGCTCAAGGGCTGCGGCGACGCCATGGGCACCCTCGCCCTGGGCGAATGGTGCTCGGCCGACGCCGCGCGCTGGCTCGACGCCAAGTGCAAGGTCCCGTGCACCGTGCTGGACATGCCCTTCGGCCTGGCGGCCACCGACCGCTTCATCGACGTGCTGCGCACCGTGGCCGGCGTGACCGTCCCCGACTCCGTGGCCTTCGAGCGCGGCCAGCTCGTCGACATGATCTCCGACATGCACCAGTACTTCTACGGCAAGCGCGTGGCCATCTGGGGCGACCCGGATCAGCTCATCTCCATGTGCGAGTTCCTGGTCTCCCTGGACATGCAGCCCGTCTACGTCGTCACCGGCACCCCGGGCAAGAAGTTCGAGGCCCGGATCAAGGAGATCTGCGCGGACAAGCCCTTCGAGGTCAAGGTCAAGGCCAAGGGCGACATGTTCCTCATGCACCAGTGGATCAAGAACGAGCCCGTGGACCTGCTCATCGGCAACACCTACGGCAAGTACATCGCCCGCGACGAGGACATCCCGCTGCTGCGCTGGGGCTTCCCCATCCTGGACCGCCAGGGTCACCAGTACTTCCCGACAGTCGGCTACAAGGGCGGACTCAGGCTCCTCGAAAAGATCCTGACTCTGCTGCTGGATCGTAAAGACCGCGACGATCCGGAGACGAGGTTCGAACTCGTCCTGTAG
- a CDS encoding radical SAM protein produces the protein MSKTLAEYASHPCFGMTARKTVGRLHLPVAPRSNARIRFADAGGSKAAMAPEEAVNWLDHVMDQGKPVAIVGITGPGDPLTVPEPSLRTLRLVRDKYPDISLCLTTLGMNGAEYAEELVDLGVSHVTLLVDAVSPEVAERLYAWVRPSTRTLPLKEAVRLLITDQARVVSAFKKAGLTVKINTTVYPGYNAGHVEEIARTMGGLGADIMAVVPYHPGKDADEDVPGTNVELLAEIRDLAGRHIDIMPAWDECGENVVGLDNPGKADARIAILPKPTRERPNVAVVSSTGMDVDLHLGHAIKVMVYGPREDGLACLLETRDAPEPGSGTKRWETLADTLSDCFVLLTASAGESPRQILSRKGLSVLITDGEIEGTVDVLYGGGKKGKKNKK, from the coding sequence ATGTCCAAGACCCTCGCAGAATACGCATCCCATCCCTGTTTCGGCATGACCGCCCGCAAGACCGTGGGCCGCCTGCACCTGCCGGTGGCCCCTCGCTCCAATGCCCGTATCCGGTTTGCGGACGCAGGCGGCTCCAAGGCGGCCATGGCCCCCGAGGAAGCCGTCAACTGGCTCGATCACGTCATGGACCAGGGCAAGCCCGTGGCCATCGTGGGCATCACCGGCCCCGGCGACCCCCTGACCGTGCCCGAACCGAGCCTGCGCACCCTGCGACTGGTGCGCGACAAGTATCCCGATATTTCCCTGTGCCTGACCACGCTCGGCATGAACGGCGCGGAGTACGCCGAGGAGCTGGTCGACCTGGGCGTGTCCCACGTGACCCTCCTGGTGGACGCGGTCTCGCCCGAAGTGGCCGAGCGGCTCTACGCCTGGGTCCGGCCCTCCACCAGGACCCTGCCCCTGAAGGAAGCGGTCCGGCTGCTGATCACGGACCAGGCCCGCGTGGTGTCCGCCTTCAAGAAGGCCGGGCTGACCGTGAAGATCAACACCACCGTGTACCCCGGCTACAATGCGGGCCACGTGGAGGAGATCGCCCGGACCATGGGCGGCCTGGGCGCGGACATCATGGCCGTGGTCCCCTACCATCCGGGCAAGGACGCCGACGAGGACGTCCCCGGGACCAACGTCGAACTGCTGGCCGAAATCCGCGACCTGGCCGGGCGGCACATAGACATCATGCCCGCCTGGGACGAGTGCGGCGAGAACGTGGTCGGCCTGGACAATCCCGGCAAGGCCGACGCCCGCATCGCCATCCTGCCCAAGCCCACCAGGGAGCGGCCCAACGTGGCCGTGGTCAGCTCCACCGGCATGGACGTGGACCTGCACCTGGGCCACGCCATCAAGGTCATGGTCTACGGCCCGCGCGAAGACGGGCTGGCCTGCCTGCTGGAGACCCGGGACGCCCCGGAGCCCGGTTCCGGGACCAAGCGGTGGGAGACCCTGGCCGATACCCTGAGCGACTGTTTCGTCCTGCTCACGGCCTCGGCGGGCGAGAGCCCCAGACAAATTTTGAGCCGCAAGGGTCTGTCCGTCCTGATCACGGACGGCGAGATCGAGGGAACCGTGGATGTGCTCTACGGGGGCGGTAAGAAAGGCAAGAAGAACAAGAAGTAA
- a CDS encoding (2Fe-2S) ferredoxin domain-containing protein — MAIPARMIICCQSFRAAGDPKGICNKQTDGFLQYIEEEILDRGMDALVVGSTCLKQCESGPIMVIQPENWWFKGVDSEEAIDAILDGLEDGEPCAEYLAG; from the coding sequence ATGGCGATTCCTGCGAGAATGATCATCTGTTGTCAGTCCTTCCGCGCAGCCGGGGACCCCAAGGGCATCTGCAACAAGCAGACGGACGGGTTCCTGCAGTACATCGAAGAGGAAATCCTGGACCGCGGCATGGACGCTCTGGTGGTCGGCTCGACCTGCCTGAAGCAGTGCGAATCCGGTCCGATCATGGTCATCCAGCCCGAGAACTGGTGGTTCAAGGGTGTGGATTCCGAAGAGGCCATCGACGCAATTTTGGACGGTCTGGAAGACGGCGAGCCCTGCGCCGAATACCTGGCCGGTTAA
- a CDS encoding GNAT family N-acetyltransferase, with product MPEAVVIRPATMRDLEGLASLLLTVTPRGVNAAVNGDTPNQCLERMLTNGRGRVLAAFGVDGTVVGMCSGTLTTCMAEGGPAVLIEDVVVREDRRGQGLGARLVDMLADRARDDQAGRLALLADPDASLANGPEATFKHPDIHL from the coding sequence ATGCCTGAAGCCGTCGTCATACGCCCCGCAACCATGCGCGACCTGGAAGGTCTCGCGTCCCTGCTCCTGACGGTGACCCCTCGCGGGGTGAACGCCGCCGTCAACGGGGACACGCCGAACCAATGCCTTGAAAGGATGCTGACAAACGGTCGGGGACGCGTCCTGGCCGCGTTCGGCGTCGACGGGACCGTGGTCGGCATGTGTTCGGGGACGTTGACGACATGCATGGCCGAAGGCGGCCCCGCCGTCCTCATCGAAGATGTGGTTGTCCGTGAGGACAGGCGGGGCCAGGGCCTCGGGGCCCGGCTCGTGGACATGCTGGCCGACCGGGCCAGGGACGACCAGGCGGGGAGGCTCGCGCTCCTTGCCGATCCGGATGCGTCCTTGGCGAACGGTCCTGAAGCAACCTTTAAGCATCCGGATATCCATTTATAA
- the nifE gene encoding nitrogenase iron-molybdenum cofactor biosynthesis protein NifE codes for MTVKIADILEERRDQIHRTGEGAIDIACNRESLAGAVSQRACVFCGSRVVLYPIADALHLVHGPIGCAVYTWDIRGSLSSGPELHRLSFSTDLQETDVIFGGEKKLEAALDELIDRHSPKAAFVYSTCIVGLIGDDMEAVCRKMTEKKGIPVLPVMSEGFKGNKRAGYEAACKAMFRLIGEGDTSGISPVSVNIFGDFNLAGEIWIIREYFERMGVQVVANVTGDGRVNDIARCHGAALNLVQCSGSTMDLAKMMKEKYGIPFQRVSYLGIEDMADSLYRVADFFKDKDPSIVERTQALVRDELQKLMPELARYRKDLEGKKVAMYVGGSFKAFSLVKAFRHLGMKVVVVGSQTGTKEDYAELAEITDPGTVIIDDANPLELSHFIKEKDVDVFVGGVKERPIAFKLGVGFCDHNHERKEALEGFTGMLNFAREIHASAMSPVWQFAPRRANRIRAARKEAVNE; via the coding sequence ATGACAGTCAAGATTGCCGACATCCTGGAAGAGCGGCGCGACCAGATCCACCGGACCGGCGAAGGCGCCATCGACATAGCCTGCAACCGGGAGTCCCTGGCCGGGGCGGTGAGCCAGCGCGCCTGCGTGTTCTGCGGGTCCCGCGTGGTCCTCTATCCCATTGCCGACGCCCTGCACCTGGTGCACGGCCCCATCGGCTGCGCGGTCTACACCTGGGACATCCGCGGTTCGCTCTCCAGCGGCCCGGAGCTGCACCGCCTGTCCTTCTCCACCGACCTCCAGGAGACCGACGTCATCTTCGGCGGCGAGAAGAAGCTCGAAGCCGCCCTGGACGAACTCATCGACCGTCACTCCCCCAAGGCCGCCTTCGTCTACTCCACCTGCATCGTGGGGCTCATCGGCGACGACATGGAGGCGGTCTGCCGCAAGATGACCGAGAAGAAGGGCATCCCGGTGCTGCCGGTCATGTCCGAGGGGTTCAAGGGCAACAAGCGGGCCGGGTACGAGGCCGCCTGCAAGGCCATGTTCCGGCTCATCGGCGAGGGCGACACCTCCGGCATCTCGCCTGTTTCCGTCAATATTTTCGGTGATTTCAACCTGGCCGGCGAAATCTGGATCATCCGCGAGTACTTCGAGAGGATGGGCGTCCAGGTGGTAGCCAACGTGACCGGCGACGGCCGGGTCAACGACATCGCCCGGTGTCACGGCGCGGCCTTGAACCTGGTCCAGTGTTCCGGTTCCACCATGGACCTGGCCAAGATGATGAAGGAGAAGTACGGCATCCCGTTCCAGCGGGTCTCCTACCTCGGCATCGAGGACATGGCCGACTCCCTCTACCGGGTGGCCGACTTCTTCAAGGACAAGGACCCCTCCATCGTGGAGCGCACCCAGGCCTTGGTCCGCGACGAATTGCAGAAGCTCATGCCCGAGCTGGCCCGCTACCGCAAGGACCTGGAAGGCAAGAAGGTCGCCATGTACGTGGGCGGCTCCTTCAAGGCGTTCTCCCTGGTCAAGGCGTTCCGGCACCTGGGCATGAAGGTCGTGGTGGTCGGCTCCCAGACCGGCACCAAGGAGGACTATGCCGAGCTGGCCGAGATCACCGATCCCGGCACGGTCATCATCGACGACGCCAACCCGCTGGAGTTGTCCCATTTCATCAAGGAGAAGGACGTGGACGTGTTTGTCGGCGGGGTCAAGGAACGGCCCATCGCCTTCAAGCTGGGCGTGGGATTCTGTGACCACAACCACGAGCGCAAGGAGGCCCTGGAAGGGTTCACGGGCATGCTCAACTTCGCCCGCGAGATCCACGCCTCGGCCATGTCCCCGGTCTGGCAGTTCGCGCCCCGGCGCGCCAACCGCATCCGCGCAGCCCGCAAGGAGGCCGTCAATGAGTAA